One window of Deltaproteobacteria bacterium genomic DNA carries:
- a CDS encoding protein kinase, which translates to MTFLLNERYLVIGEISKGTMGELYVALDRFQEDKKVALKMVTQPEGEKAFDTLYNEYGCLKNLSHPNIVEIYDFGVDRSKKRFYFTEEFLEGVPLSTRSGQLSLPQILQLTVQICQALAHLHQKGIVHGDLKPSNLLLVGDQVKLVDFGLSQKINPTSGRTIGGTLPYLAPEVLSGGRPTVCSDLYSLGVLLYEITTGHLPFQVTDLPSAMMAHHLEIAKHPSQSTSAYPTAWGDLILRLLNKEPHDRPAEAVQIIREINISFGSHFPLETVPSLHRRLSSLPLVGRDKTITELAEKMGRGTAPFIVIQGESGSGRTRLLRELKQQFEDKLPTLSISGHQFLAPPFHGRCLLLIDDFDLLPATDQMNLIDQARKNLWTVIVSTTEWSNIPLPDPSCRILLNPLNEEETDQLLEHALESEAPSLLTQDLLKLTGGRPAQIVSIISDLLENLLIPYEPLAPQLAHINLFDFYETDPLFGFRKKEESPYTLSLKRAIAFYEKLVDQGDENHRLSLAELLYEKGAVDEALTHLKRLKQRGSKSILLSAKCSMKKGDFSAARETLESLSGEKELTPSEQAGRENSTGVLHFYEGNLAEAIPCFQRAGLLYSRLGDKLHTASSENSLANALLRQGKEAEAEQCYRTALKTAREIFDVVGEGSYLMNLGALFQQKREYPKALEHYCESLMKFQRIGYGFEIPRVLNNLANTHLHQGNILRAKELIHDSLRRCHEKRTGYLEAYSLLILGDIHSQEGNLLEAQKNYEAALRIFSILGTSLEITMAEINLLRIYTEDLQFDAFDRLWDRIQAKVSEQSPPSIQQAVSDALWIDRFAKGEFDDQDLSRRFKEDLPHLERGSPEEKAVLTSLERIAKKSRRQGAMRWTALRLGRPGVTSPSRHPLSGKTGPLGSSLLDRLHRLHEMIAEACPTQEIIDLILESVLQLSESDRGLLVLKDGETFSINSTHNLSKPEAEELGSRISSTISQGVFQSGLPALIPNTKEMNLMTQSVADLGLQSVLCLPLNNRGETIGIIYADSKRPKKYHQKLPLLQAFADEATLTLVNARLVDQLRETNHSLKEAQDKLVQGEKLNTLGQMSAGLAHEIASPLAAIRCHAEMLSRDGVKEIQPVIESAEKISQILHQIRFFAGKGRPPLKLMNLSETVGRALENFEPLRNPKVTVKKTFPKRPLWFEGNETMMGQAVANLMTNAQDALFLKGGGTIDVETQEGGNGWIRLTVSDDGPGIPLELREKIFEPFFTTKEEKQQVSGGIGLGLTMILNIIHLHGGKIRVETSPQGGSRFLILLPHGKKETP; encoded by the coding sequence CCCCAGATTCTTCAGTTAACCGTTCAGATCTGTCAGGCCCTCGCCCATCTCCATCAGAAAGGAATCGTCCATGGAGATCTGAAGCCGTCCAACCTCCTGCTGGTCGGTGACCAAGTGAAGCTGGTTGATTTTGGCCTGTCACAGAAAATCAATCCCACAAGCGGAAGGACGATCGGCGGAACCCTTCCGTATCTTGCCCCTGAAGTCCTCTCGGGAGGAAGACCGACTGTCTGCTCCGATCTGTACAGCCTCGGAGTTCTGCTCTACGAGATAACAACCGGCCATCTCCCATTCCAGGTCACTGATCTCCCCTCCGCCATGATGGCACATCATCTGGAGATCGCCAAGCACCCCTCTCAATCGACTTCGGCTTATCCTACGGCATGGGGCGACCTCATTCTTCGGCTCCTGAACAAAGAGCCACACGACCGGCCTGCCGAAGCGGTTCAGATCATCCGGGAGATCAACATCTCCTTCGGTAGTCACTTTCCCCTGGAGACCGTTCCTTCCCTCCATCGACGCCTCTCCTCTCTTCCACTTGTCGGACGGGATAAAACGATCACAGAACTCGCTGAAAAAATGGGTCGTGGTACAGCGCCGTTTATAGTCATTCAAGGAGAATCGGGAAGTGGTCGAACGAGATTACTAAGAGAACTGAAACAACAATTCGAAGATAAACTTCCCACCCTGTCCATTTCAGGTCATCAATTTTTGGCCCCTCCCTTCCATGGCCGGTGCCTGCTGCTCATCGACGATTTCGACCTGCTGCCGGCAACCGATCAAATGAATCTGATCGATCAAGCCAGAAAGAACCTCTGGACAGTCATCGTAAGCACAACGGAGTGGTCCAACATCCCCCTTCCTGACCCCTCTTGCCGTATTCTCCTGAATCCACTCAATGAGGAAGAGACCGATCAATTGCTCGAACACGCCCTTGAAAGCGAAGCCCCCTCCCTGCTGACTCAAGACCTGCTTAAACTGACAGGAGGAAGACCGGCCCAGATCGTCTCAATCATAAGCGACCTCCTTGAGAACTTACTGATACCGTATGAACCACTCGCCCCCCAACTGGCCCACATCAATCTGTTTGATTTTTACGAGACAGATCCCCTCTTCGGTTTCCGTAAAAAGGAAGAGTCCCCTTATACCCTCTCTCTGAAACGGGCGATCGCTTTTTATGAAAAGCTCGTCGATCAAGGAGATGAAAACCATCGCCTCTCCCTGGCAGAGCTTCTCTATGAAAAAGGAGCGGTTGATGAGGCACTCACCCATCTCAAGCGGTTGAAGCAGAGGGGGTCAAAATCAATTTTGCTCTCTGCCAAGTGCTCTATGAAAAAAGGAGATTTCAGCGCCGCGAGAGAGACCCTTGAATCACTGTCGGGAGAGAAGGAACTCACCCCGTCCGAGCAGGCAGGCCGTGAAAATAGCACGGGTGTCCTCCACTTTTATGAGGGGAATCTTGCAGAGGCGATCCCCTGTTTTCAAAGAGCAGGCCTTCTTTATTCACGCTTGGGTGACAAACTTCATACCGCCTCATCGGAAAACAGCCTCGCAAACGCCCTGTTACGTCAGGGGAAAGAGGCTGAGGCGGAACAATGTTACCGAACGGCCCTCAAAACAGCGCGTGAAATTTTTGACGTGGTTGGTGAGGGCTCTTATCTGATGAACCTGGGGGCCCTGTTTCAGCAAAAGAGAGAATACCCCAAGGCACTGGAACACTACTGCGAGAGTCTTATGAAGTTTCAGAGGATCGGTTATGGATTTGAGATCCCGCGTGTTCTCAATAATCTGGCCAATACCCATCTCCACCAAGGGAATATTCTAAGGGCCAAAGAGCTGATTCATGATTCCTTAAGACGCTGCCATGAGAAAAGAACGGGATACCTCGAAGCCTACAGTCTGCTCATCCTGGGTGACATTCATTCCCAGGAGGGAAATCTTCTGGAGGCCCAAAAAAATTACGAAGCGGCACTCCGCATTTTCTCGATCCTCGGCACCTCTCTGGAAATAACAATGGCCGAGATCAACCTTCTCAGAATCTATACCGAAGATTTACAATTCGACGCGTTTGATCGTTTGTGGGATCGGATCCAGGCCAAGGTTTCTGAACAAAGCCCTCCATCCATCCAGCAGGCCGTTTCAGATGCTTTGTGGATCGACCGGTTCGCCAAAGGTGAGTTCGACGACCAAGACCTTTCACGCCGTTTTAAGGAGGACCTTCCACATCTGGAACGAGGTTCCCCCGAAGAAAAGGCCGTCCTGACCTCTCTGGAGCGGATCGCCAAGAAAAGCCGTCGTCAGGGTGCGATGCGCTGGACAGCCCTCCGGCTTGGAAGACCGGGAGTCACCTCCCCCAGCCGGCACCCCCTCTCCGGAAAAACGGGACCGCTCGGTTCCTCACTCCTCGACCGTCTCCACCGACTCCATGAAATGATTGCCGAAGCATGCCCGACACAGGAAATCATCGATCTCATCCTCGAATCGGTCCTGCAGCTCTCGGAAAGTGATCGGGGGTTGCTTGTCCTCAAGGACGGGGAGACATTCTCTATTAACTCAACGCACAATCTCTCAAAGCCCGAGGCCGAGGAATTGGGAAGTCGAATCTCCTCAACGATCTCGCAAGGCGTCTTCCAATCAGGCCTTCCTGCCCTTATTCCCAACACCAAAGAGATGAACCTGATGACGCAAAGTGTGGCCGATCTCGGACTTCAATCGGTCCTTTGTCTCCCGTTGAACAATAGAGGAGAAACGATAGGGATCATTTATGCGGACTCGAAAAGGCCCAAGAAATATCATCAGAAGCTCCCCCTCCTCCAGGCGTTTGCCGATGAGGCAACACTGACGCTCGTGAATGCGCGTCTTGTTGACCAGTTGCGAGAGACCAATCATTCACTCAAAGAAGCCCAGGACAAACTGGTTCAGGGAGAAAAGTTGAACACGCTGGGGCAGATGTCTGCCGGTCTGGCCCATGAGATCGCAAGCCCACTGGCCGCTATCCGGTGTCATGCGGAGATGCTCTCCCGTGACGGCGTCAAGGAAATACAACCGGTCATCGAATCGGCTGAGAAGATCAGCCAGATCCTTCACCAGATCCGGTTCTTTGCCGGGAAGGGGCGCCCCCCCCTCAAACTGATGAATCTCTCGGAAACCGTGGGACGTGCACTCGAGAATTTTGAACCTTTGAGAAACCCTAAGGTAACGGTGAAGAAAACTTTTCCAAAGAGGCCTCTCTGGTTTGAAGGGAATGAAACGATGATGGGACAGGCAGTTGCTAATCTGATGACCAATGCCCAGGATGCCCTTTTCCTGAAGGGAGGCGGAACGATCGATGTGGAAACACAGGAAGGGGGGAACGGCTGGATTCGGCTGACGGTTTCCGACGATGGTCCAGGAATTCCTTTGGAATTGAGAGAAAAGATCTTCGAGCCCTTCTTCACAACCAAGGAAGAGAAACAGCAGGTCTCAGGGGGGATCGGCCTTGGCCTCACCATGATCTTAAACATCATCCATCTCCATGGTGGAAAGATTCGGGTGGAGACATCTCCCCAAGGGGGATCACGATTTTTAATACTGCTCCCCCACGGTAAAAAAGAGACCCCTTAG